In a genomic window of Planctomycetota bacterium:
- a CDS encoding glycine cleavage T C-terminal barrel domain-containing protein, with the protein MPYKSPLEPILRARGAVYGRVGDAEVPLHFGDPAAEIEALRTGPAAVDLGWRALVEVTGRDRVRFVHGMCTQDVKGMAPGQGRAAAAVTRQGKMVADLVVRMHPDRLSLETDRAALPALLETFTKFIVADDVRLDVSSRTAIGRYGPGTAPARPARPFDWTELEDGSWVCKDPTLGVEGYVRWTPPEATPAFGGERWAGFQAWETLRIENGFPRWGADMGPDVLPMEAGLEPIAISYSKGCYVGQEVIQRVKTYSEPPKMLVQLEVTGAQPGERILAGGQDIGHVTSATPRVALGYVRKEFKNPGTEVSVGSRRAVVRALPWQVRGATA; encoded by the coding sequence GTGCCCTATAAGAGTCCCCTGGAACCGATCCTGCGCGCGCGCGGCGCCGTCTATGGCCGGGTCGGCGACGCCGAGGTCCCGCTCCATTTCGGCGACCCGGCCGCGGAAATCGAGGCGCTCCGGACCGGTCCGGCCGCCGTGGACCTGGGCTGGCGGGCGCTCGTCGAGGTCACCGGCCGCGACCGGGTGCGCTTCGTCCACGGCATGTGCACCCAGGACGTGAAGGGAATGGCTCCCGGCCAGGGGCGCGCGGCGGCGGCGGTCACGCGCCAGGGGAAGATGGTGGCCGACCTCGTCGTGCGGATGCATCCGGACCGCCTCTCCCTGGAAACCGACCGCGCGGCGCTGCCCGCGCTTCTCGAAACCTTCACGAAGTTCATCGTCGCCGACGATGTCCGGCTGGACGTCTCCTCCCGGACGGCGATCGGACGCTATGGGCCGGGGACGGCTCCCGCGCGTCCCGCCCGGCCGTTCGATTGGACGGAACTCGAGGACGGATCGTGGGTCTGCAAGGATCCCACGCTGGGCGTCGAAGGGTACGTCCGATGGACGCCTCCCGAGGCGACGCCCGCCTTCGGGGGCGAGCGATGGGCCGGCTTCCAGGCGTGGGAGACGCTGCGGATCGAGAACGGCTTCCCGCGATGGGGCGCGGACATGGGACCCGACGTCCTGCCGATGGAGGCGGGACTGGAGCCGATCGCGATCAGCTACTCCAAGGGCTGTTACGTCGGGCAGGAAGTGATCCAGCGGGTCAAGACCTACAGCGAACCGCCCAAGATGCTCGTCCAGCTGGAGGTGACCGGCGCCCAGCCCGGCGAGCGAATCCTGGCCGGCGGCCAGGACATCGGGCACGTCACGAGCGCCACCCCCCGCGTCGCCCTGGGTTACGTCCGCAAGGAATTCAAGAATCCCGGCACGGAGGTTTCGGTCGGCTCCCGAAGGGCCGTCGTGCGGGCCCTGCCCTGGCAGGTCCGCGGGGCTACGGCCTGA
- a CDS encoding response regulator translates to MAYVVAAIPDLFFRSKVLETARTLGVRVEVARDADEVFQKVRLEKPALVLMDLQATALRPLETLPTLQEVPVVGFLAHEAVDLREQALAAGCSEVLTKGQFAASLPALLRRAL, encoded by the coding sequence ATGGCGTACGTGGTGGCCGCGATCCCCGACCTCTTCTTCCGCTCCAAGGTGCTCGAAACGGCCAGGACCCTGGGGGTGCGGGTGGAGGTGGCGCGGGACGCCGACGAGGTCTTTCAGAAAGTGCGCCTGGAAAAACCGGCGCTGGTGCTCATGGATCTCCAGGCGACGGCCCTGCGGCCTCTGGAGACGCTGCCGACCCTCCAGGAGGTGCCCGTGGTGGGATTTCTCGCCCACGAGGCCGTGGATCTTCGGGAACAGGCCTTGGCCGCGGGCTGCTCGGAAGTCCTGACCAAAGGCCAGTTTGCGGCCTCCCTCCCCGCCCTCCTCCGCCGTGCCCTATAA
- a CDS encoding endonuclease/exonuclease/phosphatase family protein: MTDRLRGAAVLMTLAALALGAREASPAAAPAAAPAEIVLYASEAPVRVGNWSVVADAGAAGGYRIYNPDQGTPKIVTALASPSSYFEMSFYASSGTPYHLWIRGRADRDHYANDSVHVQFSGSVTASGAAAWRIGTTSSAVVVIESGDGVGLSGWGWEDNGWNGLGSHIYFASTGWQKIRVQQREDGISIDQIVLSPSAFLTSAPGAQKRDATILAESDGTSSAAFRLKIVSYNLHHGIGTDNVYNHKRQAALLAAQSADVIALCEVRSFNSSDTDTLALRIATEMSLRTGVTWYVHFIRDNPSKAEGNAILSKWPIVARGGLYFRDDTGYSDPVVKDSGMSVAQATVDVSGRRINVFSTHLYWVDIGTTGTYGQRLRLAEIDALKRFAAKFAEPRFIAGDFNAHPSTSEYAEMTEAGAYHDAWKIALSLGTASSYPDNPPNLNVRTRRSKLDYVFVSRGASTATVRSGEVPDQRDLSNTNVVLKLGTSDDKGVRPSDHNLISGTFDVR, encoded by the coding sequence ATGACCGACCGCCTTCGGGGAGCCGCCGTCCTGATGACTCTCGCCGCCCTGGCACTGGGGGCGCGCGAAGCCTCGCCGGCCGCCGCTCCCGCCGCCGCGCCGGCCGAGATCGTCCTTTATGCATCCGAGGCCCCGGTGCGGGTGGGGAACTGGAGCGTCGTGGCGGACGCCGGCGCGGCCGGTGGATATCGGATCTATAACCCCGACCAGGGAACCCCCAAGATCGTCACCGCCCTGGCCTCGCCCTCCTCGTACTTCGAAATGAGCTTCTACGCCTCCTCGGGTACGCCGTACCACCTGTGGATCCGGGGAAGGGCGGACCGCGACCACTACGCCAACGACTCCGTCCACGTTCAATTCTCCGGGTCCGTCACCGCAAGCGGCGCCGCCGCATGGCGGATCGGGACGACTTCCTCGGCGGTCGTCGTCATCGAGTCGGGCGACGGCGTGGGGCTGTCGGGATGGGGGTGGGAGGACAACGGATGGAACGGCCTCGGGTCCCACATCTACTTCGCCTCGACGGGGTGGCAGAAAATCCGCGTCCAGCAACGCGAAGACGGCATCTCGATCGATCAGATCGTTCTTTCTCCCTCGGCCTTCCTGACCTCCGCCCCGGGCGCCCAGAAGCGCGACGCGACGATTCTTGCGGAATCCGACGGCACCTCCTCGGCGGCCTTCCGGTTGAAAATCGTCAGTTACAACCTCCATCACGGCATCGGGACGGATAATGTCTACAACCACAAGCGGCAGGCGGCCCTCCTGGCGGCCCAGAGCGCCGACGTCATTGCGCTGTGCGAGGTCCGAAGCTTCAACAGTTCCGATACGGATACCCTGGCCCTGCGGATTGCCACGGAGATGTCTCTTCGGACGGGGGTCACGTGGTATGTTCATTTCATTCGGGATAACCCGTCCAAGGCGGAGGGAAACGCCATCCTTTCCAAGTGGCCCATCGTCGCGCGGGGGGGCCTGTACTTCAGGGACGATACGGGCTATTCGGATCCCGTGGTGAAGGATTCCGGCATGTCCGTGGCCCAGGCGACGGTCGACGTCTCCGGAAGGCGGATCAACGTGTTCTCGACCCACCTTTACTGGGTGGACATCGGCACCACCGGCACGTACGGGCAGCGCCTGCGGCTGGCGGAGATCGACGCCCTCAAGCGCTTCGCCGCGAAGTTCGCCGAGCCCCGCTTCATCGCGGGCGACTTCAACGCGCACCCCTCGACCTCGGAGTACGCCGAGATGACCGAGGCGGGCGCCTACCACGACGCCTGGAAGATCGCCCTCAGCCTGGGCACGGCCTCGTCGTATCCCGATAATCCGCCGAATCTCAACGTCCGGACCCGCCGGAGCAAGCTCGACTACGTTTTCGTCTCCAGAGGCGCCTCGACCGCAACCGTTCGCAGCGGCGAGGTGCCCGACCAGCGCGATCTGTCGAACACGAACGTCGTCCTCAAGCTGGGAACGTCCGACGACAAGGGCGTGCGGCCTTCGGATCACAACCTGATCAGCGGGACGTTTGACGTCCGATAG
- a CDS encoding SUF system Fe-S cluster assembly regulator, with translation MTRLTDYGILLLTLFARDPRRPMRSARDLAEESRLPRPTVSKILKVLARHGLLEAHRGVKGGFTLARRPEEVTVADVVSALEGPIGVTECTAHAGSCGLERICVVRSNWRTINRAVIEALRKVTLAEMARPAAGIPVEFARPVAQKG, from the coding sequence ATGACCCGCCTGACGGACTACGGGATCCTTCTCCTGACGCTCTTCGCGCGGGACCCGCGCCGCCCGATGCGGAGCGCGCGGGACCTGGCCGAGGAGTCGCGGCTCCCGCGGCCCACGGTGAGCAAGATCCTGAAGGTGCTGGCCCGGCACGGGCTCCTGGAGGCGCACCGGGGGGTGAAGGGCGGCTTCACGCTGGCCCGCCGTCCGGAAGAGGTCACGGTGGCGGACGTGGTTTCGGCGCTTGAGGGCCCGATCGGGGTCACGGAGTGCACGGCGCACGCCGGAAGCTGCGGGCTGGAGCGGATCTGCGTCGTGCGGAGCAACTGGAGGACGATCAACCGAGCGGTGATCGAGGCGCTGCGGAAGGTCACGCTCGCCGAGATGGCCCGGCCCGCGGCCGGCATCCCGGTGGAATTCGCGCGCCCGGTCGCCCAGAAGGGGTGA